Proteins encoded by one window of Halomonas sp. Bachu 37:
- a CDS encoding cupin domain-containing protein yields the protein MRLNADFSRFASVTPAEYHWVSSPVPGVERMMLDRIGDKIARATSLVRYHPHSRFSSHQHAGGEEILVLEGEFADEHGRYPAGTYLRNPVGTSHTPQVDDQGALLFVKLHQFDPGDTHQFARNCALSPWQPDRRPGVSYKVLHKHATESVSLERWEPHICSTFASSCAGVEILVLEGALQAQQSETVYPAGSWLRYPAGEEFTLQAGDDGATFYVKRGHLMAFT from the coding sequence ATGCGACTCAACGCGGATTTTTCTCGTTTTGCGAGCGTGACGCCGGCCGAGTATCACTGGGTCAGCTCTCCCGTGCCCGGGGTCGAACGCATGATGCTCGACCGAATCGGCGATAAAATCGCCCGCGCCACATCGCTGGTACGCTACCACCCCCATAGCCGTTTCTCTTCCCATCAGCATGCCGGCGGTGAAGAGATACTGGTACTCGAAGGCGAGTTTGCCGACGAGCATGGCCGCTACCCCGCCGGTACTTATCTGCGCAACCCCGTCGGCACCTCTCATACGCCGCAAGTCGACGATCAAGGCGCCCTGCTGTTCGTCAAGCTGCATCAATTCGATCCCGGCGATACCCATCAGTTTGCGCGCAACTGCGCCCTTTCACCGTGGCAACCCGACCGTCGACCGGGCGTGTCGTACAAGGTGCTGCACAAGCACGCTACCGAAAGCGTCAGCCTGGAGCGCTGGGAACCCCACATCTGCAGTACCTTTGCGTCCTCCTGTGCCGGGGTGGAAATACTGGTGCTGGAAGGCGCATTGCAGGCGCAGCAGAGCGAGACCGTCTATCCAGCAGGTAGCTGGTTACGCTATCCCGCCGGAGAGGAGTTCACACTGCAAGCAGGGGATGACGGAGCAACGTTTTACGTCAAGCGCGGCCACTTGATGGCGTTCACCTGA
- a CDS encoding peroxiredoxin, whose product MTLRLGDIAPDFEQDSTAGKIRFHEWAGDDWVILFSHPKDFTPVCTTELGEVSRLKPEFDKRNTKAIGLSVDPIDDHHAWAGDIEETQGHGLNFPLLADSDRKVSDLYDMIHPNANDTLTVRSVFIIDPAKKIRLTLTYPASTGRNFAEILRVLDSLQLTDGYKVATPVNWCEGDDCIIVPSVSNEDAKTLFPEGWDEKKPYLRMVKQPKKGS is encoded by the coding sequence ATGACATTGCGCCTAGGTGACATCGCACCAGATTTCGAACAGGACAGCACCGCCGGCAAGATTCGTTTCCACGAGTGGGCCGGGGATGATTGGGTCATTCTGTTCTCCCACCCCAAGGACTTCACCCCGGTCTGCACCACCGAACTTGGCGAAGTGTCCCGTCTCAAGCCCGAGTTCGACAAGCGCAACACCAAGGCCATCGGGCTATCCGTCGATCCGATCGACGACCACCACGCCTGGGCTGGCGATATCGAGGAAACCCAGGGCCACGGCTTGAATTTCCCGCTGCTGGCGGACAGCGACCGCAAGGTCAGCGACCTTTACGACATGATTCACCCCAACGCCAACGACACCCTGACGGTGCGTAGCGTGTTCATTATCGATCCGGCCAAGAAGATTCGTCTGACGCTCACCTACCCTGCCAGCACCGGACGCAATTTTGCCGAGATCCTGCGAGTGCTCGATAGCCTCCAGCTAACCGACGGCTACAAGGTCGCTACCCCGGTGAACTGGTGCGAGGGTGATGACTGCATCATCGTGCCTTCGGTCAGCAACGAAGACGCCAAGACGTTATTCCCCGAAGGCTGGGACGAGAAGAAACCCTACCTGCGCATGGTCAAGCAACCCAAGAAAGGCAGCTGA
- a CDS encoding metal ABC transporter permease: protein MLALLEAWFISPFDYGFMRRAVVGGLALSLAAPPLGVFLVLRGMSLIGDAMAHAILPGVALGFLLAGFSLPVMSIGGVLFGVLVALLAGAVSKMGGQREDAAMASFFIISLAAGVMLISIGGSSVDLTHVLFGSILAINSTALLLIASISTLIVIILAVIFRALVVECLDPLFLRGQSRRSGWVHSVFLGLLVLNLTAGFQTLGTLMAVGLMMLPATSARFWSKRLEGLIGIAIVLAMVASTGGLLLSFHLDIPSGPSIILLAGAGYFFSALFGRYHSLAAKLRRKPTPLAFEQES from the coding sequence ATGCTGGCTTTGCTTGAGGCGTGGTTTATCAGCCCGTTCGATTACGGCTTCATGCGCCGGGCGGTGGTGGGCGGCCTGGCGCTTTCCCTGGCGGCACCGCCCTTGGGCGTGTTTCTGGTGCTGCGCGGGATGAGCCTGATCGGCGATGCCATGGCCCATGCCATTCTCCCCGGGGTGGCGCTGGGGTTTCTGCTGGCGGGATTCTCGCTGCCGGTGATGAGTATTGGCGGCGTGCTGTTCGGTGTGTTGGTGGCGCTACTGGCGGGGGCCGTGTCGAAGATGGGCGGCCAGCGGGAAGATGCCGCCATGGCGAGCTTTTTTATCATCTCGCTGGCGGCGGGCGTCATGCTGATTTCGATCGGCGGCAGCAGTGTCGACCTGACCCACGTGCTGTTCGGCTCGATCCTGGCGATCAACTCCACGGCACTGCTGTTGATTGCCTCCATCAGCACGCTGATCGTGATCATTCTCGCCGTCATTTTCCGGGCCCTGGTGGTGGAGTGCCTGGACCCGCTGTTCCTGCGCGGGCAAAGCCGCCGCAGCGGCTGGGTACATAGCGTATTCCTGGGGCTATTGGTGCTCAATCTCACCGCGGGTTTCCAGACCCTGGGAACGCTGATGGCGGTGGGCTTGATGATGCTGCCCGCCACCTCGGCACGTTTCTGGAGCAAGCGCCTGGAAGGCTTGATCGGCATTGCCATCGTACTGGCGATGGTGGCGAGTACCGGCGGGCTGCTGCTCTCGTTTCACCTGGATATTCCCTCCGGCCCAAGCATCATCCTGCTGGCAGGAGCGGGGTACTTTTTCTCGGCGCTGTTCGGTCGTTACCACAGTTTGGCGGCAAAGCTGCGGCGTAAACCGACGCCGCTTGCCTTCGAACAAGAGTCCTGA
- the thiE gene encoding thiamine phosphate synthase — translation MRCNLSLYLVTDPDLCRGHGLESTVAAAVRGGVTMVQLRDKHASDTEMIAQAIRLKEILEGSGVPLIINDRLSVALESGADGLHVGQSDTAVHEARDAMKPGAIIGLSINSLDELAAAPVEILDYIGLGPVFATPSKQNHAQPIGFEGLATLAQASPLPSVAIGGLKAEHCRSVREAGAHGIAVISAICGQTDPEQAARSFRFT, via the coding sequence ATGCGCTGTAACCTTTCCCTTTATCTAGTGACCGACCCCGACTTGTGCCGTGGGCACGGGCTGGAAAGTACGGTGGCCGCTGCCGTTAGGGGCGGAGTCACCATGGTGCAGCTGCGCGACAAGCATGCCAGCGACACCGAAATGATAGCCCAGGCGATACGTCTGAAAGAGATACTGGAAGGCTCGGGCGTCCCGTTGATCATCAATGATCGTCTATCAGTTGCTTTGGAGAGCGGCGCCGACGGCTTGCATGTAGGCCAGAGCGATACTGCCGTCCACGAGGCGCGAGACGCCATGAAGCCCGGCGCCATCATCGGCCTTTCCATTAATTCGCTGGACGAACTGGCTGCGGCCCCCGTGGAAATACTCGATTACATCGGCCTGGGGCCGGTCTTCGCCACTCCCAGCAAGCAGAACCATGCCCAGCCGATCGGGTTTGAGGGTCTGGCGACCCTCGCCCAAGCCAGCCCGCTGCCCAGCGTGGCGATAGGCGGTCTCAAGGCCGAGCATTGCCGTTCCGTACGAGAGGCAGGTGCCCATGGCATCGCCGTGATTTCGGCTATTTGCGGACAGACCGATCCCGAGCAGGCGGCTCGCTCGTTCCGTTTTACCTGA
- a CDS encoding DUF6164 family protein gives MAKLLFRLHNVTDEEAAEVRELLAEHGFDVYETQAGLFRLGVEAIWLRDASQAEQAQAVLECYQDERRVRLQAEYREAVARGDAPTLWRRVTAHPFQMLLVMVAVILIAVISLAPFLGF, from the coding sequence ATGGCCAAGTTACTCTTTCGCCTGCACAACGTGACCGACGAAGAGGCGGCGGAAGTGCGTGAGCTGCTGGCCGAGCATGGCTTCGATGTCTACGAGACCCAGGCGGGCTTGTTTCGCCTGGGCGTCGAGGCCATCTGGTTGCGCGACGCGAGCCAGGCGGAGCAGGCCCAGGCCGTACTCGAGTGTTATCAGGACGAGCGGCGCGTTCGCCTGCAGGCGGAGTATCGCGAAGCCGTGGCCCGCGGTGACGCACCGACCCTATGGCGCCGCGTGACGGCGCACCCCTTCCAGATGCTGCTGGTAATGGTGGCCGTAATCCTGATCGCCGTTATCTCGTTGGCGCCTTTCCTGGGGTTTTGA
- a CDS encoding IS481 family transposase — MAQILHKRATTTHAIRTEIQRSTESVTTLSRRYGINPKTVRKWRHRDTVEDTRMGPSAPRSTSLTPLEEAAAVTFRQKTLLPLDDCLHALQREIPTLSRSSLHRLYQRHGISQLPRDNRQKREKKPFKRYPIGYLHIDISEVRTGEGKAYLFVAVDRTSKFVHAHLYRQMTRQIAADFLEAALAMLPYRVHTVLTDNGVQFAKKAGAEAYKPHIFDVVCYRHGIEHRLTKPFHPWTNGQVERMNRTLKEATIRMFHYTSLAQLQSHLEDYLWAYNSARPLRALKGKTPVGFILEQWQKEPQRFYDDPNHFFAGPNT, encoded by the coding sequence ATGGCTCAGATTCTTCACAAACGCGCCACGACCACGCACGCCATCCGAACAGAAATACAGCGATCGACGGAGTCGGTCACGACGTTGAGTCGACGCTACGGTATTAACCCCAAGACTGTGCGCAAGTGGCGTCACCGAGATACCGTCGAGGATACCCGCATGGGGCCGTCAGCCCCTCGTTCCACGTCGCTCACACCACTGGAAGAAGCCGCCGCTGTCACTTTTCGGCAAAAGACGCTGCTACCGCTGGATGACTGCCTCCATGCTCTTCAGCGGGAAATTCCCACGCTGTCCCGATCGAGCCTGCACCGCCTTTATCAGCGGCACGGGATTAGCCAACTGCCGAGAGATAACCGCCAGAAGCGCGAGAAGAAGCCCTTCAAGCGCTATCCGATCGGCTACCTACATATCGACATCAGTGAGGTCCGCACTGGTGAGGGCAAGGCCTATCTGTTTGTCGCGGTGGATCGGACATCCAAGTTTGTCCATGCACATCTGTATCGCCAGATGACTCGGCAGATCGCCGCTGATTTTCTCGAAGCAGCGCTGGCGATGTTGCCTTACCGAGTCCACACCGTGCTGACCGATAATGGGGTTCAGTTTGCGAAGAAGGCAGGCGCAGAGGCCTATAAGCCGCATATCTTCGATGTCGTCTGTTACCGTCACGGGATCGAGCACCGGCTGACAAAGCCCTTTCATCCCTGGACCAACGGCCAGGTTGAGCGGATGAATCGTACGCTCAAGGAAGCCACCATCCGGATGTTCCACTACACCTCGTTGGCTCAGCTCCAGTCTCATCTGGAGGATTATCTATGGGCTTATAACAGTGCTCGCCCTCTCAGGGCGCTCAAAGGCAAGACACCCGTCGGATTTATTCTTGAACAGTGGCAAAAAGAACCCCAAAGATTTTATGATGATCCGAACCACTTCTTTGCGGGACCAAACACCTAG
- a CDS encoding metal ABC transporter ATP-binding protein — MSASTSRLSLENLQLAQGRRVVLEHLEGRFMDGAITALIGANGAGKSTLIQAIMGELRPVTGRVSCDVPKERRAWLPQQLALDLTFPMSVEELIMTGTWPSHGALKGYCAAHYRRGREIMARLSISHLAHRPLGELSGGQRQRALIGRTLMQEAELLLLDEPFANVDIETVDVLVNVFQEMAGNGTTIIVVLHDMDQLARLADEVLMLAGGHGRWMAPSAITHQHAPAQVVPFTSGGQHAGFA; from the coding sequence ATGTCGGCTTCCACTTCTCGCCTGTCACTCGAAAATCTGCAGCTGGCACAAGGCCGGCGCGTGGTGCTGGAGCATCTTGAAGGTCGCTTCATGGATGGTGCCATCACCGCCTTGATCGGCGCCAACGGGGCCGGCAAGAGCACCTTGATCCAGGCCATCATGGGTGAGTTACGCCCGGTGACGGGCAGAGTCTCCTGCGATGTTCCCAAGGAGCGTCGCGCCTGGCTCCCCCAGCAACTGGCGCTGGATCTCACCTTTCCCATGAGCGTGGAAGAGCTGATCATGACCGGCACCTGGCCGAGCCATGGAGCGCTGAAAGGGTATTGTGCGGCTCACTATCGCCGGGGCCGCGAGATCATGGCTCGCCTGAGTATCTCGCACCTTGCCCACCGCCCCTTGGGTGAGCTTTCCGGCGGCCAGCGTCAACGCGCGCTGATCGGGCGCACGCTTATGCAGGAGGCCGAGCTGCTGCTGCTGGACGAGCCGTTTGCCAATGTCGATATCGAAACCGTGGATGTGTTGGTGAATGTGTTTCAGGAGATGGCCGGAAACGGCACGACCATCATCGTCGTGCTGCATGACATGGACCAGCTCGCCCGGCTGGCGGATGAGGTGTTGATGCTGGCCGGCGGGCATGGCCGCTGGATGGCGCCAAGTGCCATTACCCATCAGCATGCGCCCGCCCAGGTGGTGCCGTTCACGTCGGGAGGGCAGCATGCTGGCTTTGCTTGA
- a CDS encoding DMT family transporter, with protein MSPSFKGIGCMCLGVLFLALGDAVSKWLGETHSPVQIIFFRTLVSLPLIAVLAHFSGGLIKLRTRRPGVHLVRGLIYTGTMGCFVLGLTLLPLAEATAIAFVAPLFVTLLSVPLLGERIDAPVLAASLLGFAGVLVVVRPGGDAFDPGALVLLGAAVFYALLMITARRYGKHEHLWAMVFYMTLVPLVISAALLPWVWQAPHPWHWPGFLLSGVLGIGATAFITLAFRYAPAAIAAPFDYTAMLWAVLLGWWFWGEMPDAWVWVGSTLIIGSGLAIAYHDRRTTLKRRPTA; from the coding sequence ATGTCACCGTCGTTCAAGGGAATCGGTTGCATGTGCCTGGGTGTGTTGTTTCTTGCCCTGGGTGATGCCGTGTCCAAATGGCTGGGGGAAACCCATTCACCCGTTCAGATCATCTTCTTCCGTACCCTGGTATCGCTTCCTCTAATAGCTGTGTTGGCCCACTTCAGCGGTGGCTTGATCAAGCTGCGCACCCGGCGTCCCGGCGTGCACCTGGTCAGGGGCTTGATCTATACCGGCACGATGGGTTGTTTCGTGCTGGGGTTGACCCTGCTGCCCCTCGCCGAAGCGACCGCGATCGCCTTCGTGGCGCCACTGTTTGTCACTCTGTTATCCGTTCCGCTACTGGGCGAGCGTATCGATGCACCGGTACTTGCCGCTTCGCTGCTGGGGTTTGCGGGAGTGTTAGTCGTGGTGCGACCCGGGGGCGACGCTTTCGACCCGGGAGCGCTGGTGCTACTGGGAGCGGCGGTATTCTACGCGCTTTTGATGATTACCGCGCGGCGCTACGGCAAGCACGAGCATCTATGGGCCATGGTGTTCTACATGACTCTGGTTCCCTTGGTCATCTCCGCCGCCTTGCTGCCCTGGGTGTGGCAAGCGCCCCATCCCTGGCACTGGCCGGGCTTTCTGCTTTCGGGTGTGCTGGGCATCGGCGCTACCGCTTTCATTACCCTGGCGTTTCGTTATGCGCCTGCGGCGATTGCCGCGCCGTTCGATTACACCGCCATGTTGTGGGCGGTATTATTGGGTTGGTGGTTCTGGGGGGAAATGCCCGACGCATGGGTATGGGTGGGCAGTACGCTGATTATCGGTAGTGGCTTGGCGATTGCCTATCACGACCGGCGTACCACACTGAAGCGCCGCCCGACGGCTTGA
- a CDS encoding metal ABC transporter solute-binding protein, Zn/Mn family has translation MSLSSPSRWLVGVSAMLALPAAMANERVQVVTSFSILADMVENVGGEHVEVTSLVGHDGDAHVYSPSPGDARALAGADLVVFNGLLFEGWMERLIESSDYSGTLVTTTDGIERRALAGHDHDHSHDDHGHDHDHDDHEHGDDDPHAWQDMRQAQIYVANIRDGLIEVDSENADAYQANAERYLAAMADVDAEIRTLVDEIPASASVITGHDSFGYFSSAYGVNFLSPVGLSTEADPSGASMAALVDVIEQENVQALFHENMTNQSIIVQLAEETGLPIAGTLYADALASEGEANTYLGMMRHNATVLHDALAEPGHDDHDHDHDHDHDHDHDHDHDHDHDHDHDHDHDQHDHAH, from the coding sequence ATGTCGCTATCTTCTCCATCGCGCTGGCTGGTGGGCGTTTCGGCCATGCTGGCGCTACCTGCCGCCATGGCCAATGAGCGTGTCCAAGTGGTGACCAGTTTTTCCATCCTGGCGGATATGGTAGAAAACGTGGGCGGGGAGCATGTAGAGGTCACCTCACTTGTCGGCCACGACGGCGACGCCCACGTTTACTCACCGAGCCCGGGCGATGCCCGTGCCTTGGCGGGGGCCGATCTGGTGGTGTTCAACGGCCTGCTGTTCGAGGGCTGGATGGAGCGCCTGATCGAGTCGAGCGACTATTCGGGTACCCTGGTCACCACCACCGACGGCATCGAACGGCGGGCGCTTGCGGGTCACGATCACGATCACAGCCATGACGATCACGGTCACGATCATGATCATGATGACCATGAACACGGCGACGATGATCCTCACGCCTGGCAAGACATGCGCCAAGCCCAGATTTACGTTGCCAATATCCGCGATGGGCTGATCGAGGTAGACAGCGAGAATGCCGACGCCTACCAAGCCAATGCCGAGCGTTATTTAGCGGCAATGGCCGACGTGGATGCCGAAATCCGCACGCTGGTCGACGAAATCCCCGCCTCCGCCAGCGTGATTACCGGCCACGACTCGTTCGGCTACTTCTCCAGCGCCTATGGGGTGAATTTCCTTTCACCGGTGGGCCTGTCCACGGAAGCCGATCCTAGCGGTGCAAGCATGGCTGCCCTGGTCGATGTCATCGAGCAGGAGAACGTGCAGGCGCTGTTCCATGAGAACATGACCAATCAGTCGATCATCGTTCAACTGGCGGAAGAAACGGGGCTGCCCATTGCCGGCACGCTCTATGCCGATGCGCTGGCAAGCGAAGGAGAAGCCAACACCTACCTGGGCATGATGCGCCACAACGCCACGGTACTGCACGATGCCCTGGCCGAGCCGGGTCATGACGACCACGACCACGACCACGACCACGACCACGACCACGACCACGACCACGACCACGACCACGACCACGACCACGACCACGACCACGACCACGACCAGCATGATCATGCTCACTGA
- the thiM gene encoding hydroxyethylthiazole kinase, whose protein sequence is MPAPLDLASALEALRRQRPLVHNITNYVAMNSSANLLLAMGASPAMLHAREEVVEFVGLADVLSINLGTPSPAWAEAMLQAAKAAQVQGKPWVLDPVAVGATAYRRQLAATLLDASPTLIRANPSEILALDGMANPGRGVDATDSTANATQAAIRLARHHACLVAVTGEYDLVTDGQRHVLVHGGHELMPTVTTLGCGLSAVAGAFIAASPRDTFNACVAALTSFAVAGSQAAHDARGPASFQVAFIDALYQLTPEQLAAQANVEVTNAL, encoded by the coding sequence ATGCCCGCACCACTTGATCTTGCCTCCGCGCTTGAAGCGCTACGCCGCCAGCGTCCGCTGGTGCACAACATCACCAACTATGTGGCCATGAACAGTTCGGCCAATCTGCTGTTGGCGATGGGTGCCTCACCGGCAATGCTACATGCCCGCGAGGAGGTGGTGGAATTCGTCGGCCTGGCCGACGTACTCTCCATCAATCTCGGAACACCATCCCCCGCCTGGGCCGAGGCCATGCTTCAGGCCGCCAAGGCGGCGCAGGTACAGGGCAAGCCGTGGGTACTCGACCCGGTCGCCGTGGGCGCCACGGCTTACCGCCGGCAGTTGGCGGCTACGCTACTCGACGCCTCGCCCACGCTGATTCGAGCCAATCCCTCGGAAATCCTGGCACTCGACGGCATGGCCAACCCAGGGCGTGGCGTGGATGCCACCGACAGTACGGCAAACGCCACCCAGGCAGCCATCCGCCTGGCTCGCCATCATGCCTGCCTGGTCGCGGTAACGGGCGAGTACGACCTGGTCACCGACGGCCAGCGGCATGTTCTCGTTCACGGCGGCCATGAGTTGATGCCCACCGTGACAACCTTGGGCTGTGGATTGAGCGCCGTGGCGGGAGCCTTTATCGCCGCTTCGCCTCGGGACACGTTCAACGCCTGCGTCGCGGCCCTGACAAGCTTCGCCGTGGCCGGGTCCCAGGCCGCCCATGACGCCCGGGGCCCGGCCAGTTTCCAGGTCGCTTTCATCGATGCTCTTTATCAGCTGACTCCCGAGCAGCTGGCGGCCCAGGCCAATGTGGAGGTGACCAATGCGCTGTAA
- the gloA gene encoding lactoylglutathione lyase: MRFSGEQHPGVQPTPAETQGFRLNHTMLRVKDPEKALAFYSRVFGMSVVRRLDFEEMQFSLYFLANLDDHTAPPEDSAQRTVWTFSQKGLLELTHNWGTETQSDLAYHDGNSEPQGFGHLCFCVPDLDAAEAWFDSNAVEFVKRSDQGKMQDVIFIKDADGYWIEVVEAARLDSLGN; this comes from the coding sequence ATGCGTTTTTCGGGCGAGCAACACCCCGGGGTGCAGCCCACCCCGGCAGAAACCCAAGGGTTCCGTTTGAACCACACCATGTTGCGCGTCAAGGACCCGGAAAAGGCTTTGGCTTTCTATTCGCGGGTATTCGGCATGAGCGTCGTGCGGCGTCTTGATTTCGAGGAGATGCAGTTTTCGCTCTATTTCCTCGCCAATCTGGACGATCACACCGCGCCACCGGAGGATAGCGCTCAGCGGACCGTCTGGACATTCAGTCAGAAAGGCCTGCTGGAACTGACTCACAACTGGGGGACGGAGACGCAATCCGACCTGGCTTATCACGACGGCAACAGCGAACCCCAGGGCTTCGGCCATCTGTGTTTCTGCGTGCCCGACCTGGACGCCGCCGAGGCCTGGTTCGACAGCAATGCGGTGGAATTCGTCAAGCGCTCCGACCAGGGCAAGATGCAGGACGTCATCTTCATCAAGGATGCCGACGGCTACTGGATCGAGGTCGTGGAAGCCGCCCGCCTGGACAGCCTGGGGAATTAA